From the genome of Duffyella gerundensis, one region includes:
- a CDS encoding GNAT family N-acetyltransferase, with translation MLIRTEIGVDAAGIDSLLRRCFATSAEAELVQQLREDGLLTLGVVATDDEGQVMGYAAFSPVTLGGEDLNWVGLAPLAVDESVRRQGWGKQMLFEGLDTLSDFSYNAVVVLGDPAWFGRYGFEPAARYQLHCRWPGTEATFQVRKIADDPFAGQGGLVEYAAPFNRTA, from the coding sequence ATGTTAATTCGTACCGAAATTGGTGTTGACGCTGCCGGAATCGACAGTCTGCTGCGTCGCTGTTTTGCCACGTCAGCCGAGGCTGAGCTGGTGCAGCAGTTACGTGAGGATGGTCTGCTGACGCTTGGCGTAGTGGCGACGGATGATGAAGGGCAGGTGATGGGCTACGCCGCCTTCAGCCCGGTGACGCTCGGTGGTGAAGATCTCAACTGGGTTGGCCTTGCGCCGCTGGCGGTGGATGAAAGCGTTCGTCGCCAGGGCTGGGGTAAGCAAATGCTGTTTGAAGGGCTTGATACCCTCAGTGACTTTAGCTACAACGCGGTGGTGGTACTCGGCGATCCGGCATGGTTTGGTCGTTATGGTTTTGAACCGGCGGCGCGGTATCAGCTGCACTGCCGCTGGCCCGGTACCGAAGCGACGTTTCAGGTACGCAAAATTGCCGATGATCCCTTTGCCGGACAGGGTGGCTTAGTCGAGTACGCTGCACCTTTTAACCGAACTGCATAA
- a CDS encoding type 1 glutamine amidotransferase domain-containing protein — translation MSKKVAVLITDEFEDSEFTSPAEAYTKAGHEVVTIEMQAGKTVTGKQGKAEVKIDKDIDHVSVDEFDALLLPGGHSPDSLRGDDRFVDFTKDFIASGKPIFAICHGPQLLISAGGVRGRKMTSVKAIAVDLRNAGADFYDKEVVVDKDTLVTSRTPDDLPAFNRESLRILSAV, via the coding sequence ATGAGCAAGAAAGTAGCGGTCTTGATCACCGATGAATTTGAAGACTCAGAATTTACCTCACCTGCTGAAGCCTATACCAAAGCAGGCCATGAAGTGGTAACGATTGAAATGCAGGCCGGTAAAACCGTGACCGGCAAACAGGGCAAGGCAGAAGTGAAAATCGATAAAGATATCGATCACGTCAGCGTCGATGAGTTTGACGCGCTGCTGTTACCAGGCGGTCATTCACCGGACAGCCTGCGTGGCGACGATCGCTTTGTTGATTTCACCAAAGACTTTATCGCCAGCGGCAAGCCGATCTTTGCGATTTGTCACGGCCCACAGCTGTTGATCAGCGCGGGCGGCGTGCGCGGTCGTAAGATGACGAGCGTGAAGGCGATTGCGGTAGATCTGCGCAATGCCGGTGCCGATTTCTATGATAAAGAGGTGGTGGTCGATAAGGATACGCTGGTCACCAGCCGTACCCCGGACGACCTGCCCGCGTTTAATCGCGAATCACTGCGCATTCTCAGCGCGGTGTAA
- the nrdG gene encoding anaerobic ribonucleoside-triphosphate reductase-activating protein → MNIHAYYDVDVVNGPGTRCTLFVAGCEHQCPGCYNQRTWRLDSGQPWNAQWEQRIIDDLLDTRICRQGLSLSGGDPLHPANVASVLALVQRVRAECAGKDIWLWTGYRLNELNPAQRAVAAELDVLIDGKFIAAEKDATLIWRGSGNQIIHYLR, encoded by the coding sequence ATGAATATTCACGCTTATTACGATGTGGATGTGGTCAACGGGCCGGGTACGCGCTGCACGCTGTTTGTTGCCGGTTGCGAGCATCAGTGTCCGGGCTGCTACAACCAGCGCACCTGGCGGCTGGATAGCGGCCAGCCGTGGAATGCGCAGTGGGAGCAGCGCATTATCGATGATCTGCTGGATACGCGCATTTGCCGTCAGGGATTGTCGCTCTCCGGCGGCGATCCGCTGCATCCGGCCAACGTCGCATCGGTGCTGGCGCTGGTGCAGCGGGTGCGCGCCGAGTGCGCAGGCAAAGATATCTGGCTGTGGACCGGCTACCGGCTGAACGAGCTGAATCCGGCTCAGCGCGCGGTTGCCGCCGAGCTGGACGTGCTGATTGACGGCAAATTTATTGCGGCGGAAAAAGATGCCACGTTAATCTGGCGCGGCAGTGGTAATCAGATCATCCACTATCTGCGCTGA
- a CDS encoding response regulator transcription factor, whose amino-acid sequence MKRVLNNPLRIALLDDHPMIRTAFDICIKAEPDMELMGAWGSSVELFAELKKEPVDVLVLDFLLGEKELDGLALVKQLRSHYPRLRILISSSLESPAIVKMVLSAGVSGFIGKSHNMADIFQAIRQVANGRIFLSPGLAYEIENLYVVNEDAIHETLGVKTSGMMYEKVKLLSPREVEVVRCYLDGLSVSQIAIKFKRSRKTVSGQKQSALKKLGLRSDSELFKYSNDLMPGV is encoded by the coding sequence ATGAAACGAGTACTTAATAATCCATTGCGCATTGCGTTGTTAGACGATCATCCAATGATTCGTACCGCGTTCGATATTTGTATTAAAGCCGAACCCGATATGGAATTAATGGGCGCATGGGGATCAAGCGTTGAACTTTTTGCAGAGTTAAAAAAAGAGCCGGTCGATGTATTAGTGCTGGACTTTTTATTAGGTGAAAAAGAGCTGGATGGCCTGGCGCTGGTTAAACAGCTGCGCAGCCATTATCCGCGGCTGCGCATATTAATTTCGTCGTCGCTGGAAAGCCCGGCGATCGTTAAAATGGTGCTCAGCGCCGGTGTCAGCGGATTTATCGGCAAAAGCCATAATATGGCCGATATTTTCCAGGCGATTCGTCAGGTAGCAAACGGCCGCATTTTTCTGTCGCCGGGCCTGGCCTACGAAATTGAAAACCTCTACGTGGTCAATGAGGATGCCATTCATGAAACGCTGGGGGTAAAAACCAGCGGCATGATGTATGAAAAGGTCAAGCTGCTCAGCCCGCGCGAAGTTGAGGTAGTGCGCTGTTATCTGGATGGGCTGAGCGTGTCGCAGATTGCCATCAAGTTTAAACGCAGCCGTAAAACGGTCAGCGGCCAGAAGCAATCTGCGCTGAAAAAGCTTGGCCTGCGCTCCGATTCCGAGCTGTTTAAATACAGCAACGATCTGATGCCAGGCGTATAA
- a CDS encoding polyphenol oxidase family protein, with protein MESSQSRYSTKLAALGWLEHAFLPAGMPPPDACAFAHQRHSAVAVDAEQAFPPKSVDADAVIGRGERAVAIYTADCLPVLIADNRHHQVAAVHAGLQGALAGVLFSAVEDLLSQGSRPEDLWVAIGPAISPCCYELGEDRLAAIQANPRLQQPVRWHRDRPLNPLAVRPQAAAQQQGIWFDLPQLGKQMLAQQGIPTAQIELLNVCTYCMAEPQSSYRYNSHHGSGYASRYAWIRRKS; from the coding sequence ATGGAGAGTTCGCAGAGTCGTTATTCAACTAAGCTGGCGGCGCTGGGCTGGCTGGAGCACGCTTTTCTGCCTGCCGGAATGCCGCCACCTGATGCCTGCGCGTTCGCTCATCAGCGCCACAGCGCGGTTGCCGTAGATGCTGAGCAGGCCTTTCCGCCTAAATCGGTGGACGCTGATGCGGTGATCGGCCGTGGCGAACGGGCGGTAGCAATCTATACCGCTGACTGTTTACCGGTGCTGATTGCTGATAATCGTCATCATCAGGTAGCGGCGGTTCATGCCGGATTGCAGGGCGCGCTGGCAGGTGTGCTGTTCAGCGCGGTAGAGGATTTACTTAGCCAGGGTTCCCGGCCAGAAGATTTATGGGTGGCGATCGGTCCGGCAATCTCACCCTGCTGCTATGAGCTGGGTGAAGATCGGCTGGCGGCGATTCAGGCCAATCCGCGGCTGCAACAGCCTGTGCGCTGGCATCGCGACCGGCCGCTGAATCCGCTGGCGGTGCGTCCACAGGCGGCGGCGCAGCAACAGGGCATCTGGTTTGACTTGCCGCAACTGGGCAAACAGATGCTGGCGCAACAGGGCATTCCGACGGCGCAGATCGAGCTGCTCAACGTCTGCACCTACTGCATGGCCGAGCCGCAATCGAGTTACCGGTACAACAGCCATCATGGCAGCGGTTACGCCTCGCGCTACGCCTGGATCCGCCGCAAATCCTGA
- a CDS encoding type I secretion system permease/ATPase, with protein MNTEEAILANELDARSVARADTKIDDTLLQSVVWICEHYKLSRSPDSLIAGLPTAMLLSPSLALKALENAGIVGGMVERRSNELPEQLMPIILLRKGGGGCIMLSRRIHTNEENKRELRYQLIMPEISADAVEMDHAQLSEIYAGFAIMAKPQAKVDARMSATLPETKGHWLFSTLWRYRSYYRSAAIAAVLINVLALASIFFTMNVYDRVVPNQAFVTLWSLAIGVTIAMIFEAITRFTRAHLLDMAGKKADLVLGAMLFRQALSVQMEHKPASSGTFANQLREFESVRDFVASATLAALSDLPFILMFVFVIYFIGGPLAIVPLLMIPLIILVSAAIQWPLAKIMKENLRDASLKQGVLIESIEGMETLKAVGGESYMQRRWENFSALQSANSMKSKRYSTLATGVVTFLQQFQTVILIVVGVYLIDAGTFTMGAMIATVMLAGRATAPLGQVIGLAVRYQQAKAAMSSLTKLMEMPVDRDSTREYLANPPLDGQLSLKDINFSYPAPPMKPNPPVLTGISLDIAAGDRVAILGRIGSGKSTLLRVMARLYQPVNGQMFSSGLDVNQIDPADWRKSVGYVGQEARLFYGTLRENVMIGSPNATANELLRVLRLTGLDQIAARHPSGINMMIGEMGEGLSGGQRQLVSLARTLLARPKVLLLDEPTSAMDSQTETLFLQHLRRAVEGHTLVVVTHRPSLLALVERVIIIDEGKVAADGSKEQVMASLQAKEKADRLQQQQPQQPEQQQPEAAAQQGPSAPIPAKAPPRLKKTAQPEAEPSTTHSATTSPDQQTAAAAIAKRAPAATTQATIAGEEK; from the coding sequence ATGAACACGGAAGAAGCCATTCTGGCCAATGAGCTGGATGCGCGCAGTGTTGCTCGAGCAGATACCAAAATAGACGACACGCTGCTGCAAAGCGTGGTCTGGATATGTGAGCACTATAAACTAAGCCGTTCACCTGACTCGCTGATTGCAGGATTGCCTACCGCAATGCTGCTCTCTCCTTCACTGGCACTAAAGGCACTGGAAAATGCCGGGATTGTCGGTGGAATGGTTGAACGTCGCAGTAACGAACTGCCTGAACAATTGATGCCAATCATCCTGCTGCGCAAAGGCGGCGGTGGCTGCATTATGCTGTCACGGCGCATCCATACCAATGAGGAAAATAAACGCGAGCTTCGTTATCAGCTGATCATGCCGGAAATCAGCGCAGATGCGGTGGAGATGGATCACGCCCAGCTCAGCGAAATCTACGCCGGATTTGCCATTATGGCGAAACCGCAGGCTAAAGTTGATGCGCGCATGAGCGCCACGCTGCCTGAGACTAAAGGGCACTGGCTGTTCAGTACGTTATGGCGTTACCGCAGCTATTATCGCAGCGCCGCTATTGCGGCGGTGCTAATCAACGTGCTGGCGCTGGCGAGCATCTTTTTTACCATGAACGTCTACGATCGCGTGGTGCCGAACCAGGCCTTTGTTACGCTATGGTCACTGGCTATCGGTGTAACCATCGCCATGATTTTCGAAGCCATTACCCGCTTTACTCGCGCGCACCTGCTCGATATGGCCGGTAAAAAAGCGGACCTGGTGTTAGGTGCCATGCTGTTCCGCCAGGCGCTGTCGGTGCAGATGGAGCACAAGCCTGCCTCTTCAGGCACCTTTGCTAACCAGCTGCGCGAGTTTGAATCAGTGCGCGATTTTGTTGCCTCGGCGACGCTGGCCGCTCTCTCCGATCTGCCCTTTATCCTGATGTTCGTGTTCGTCATCTACTTCATTGGCGGCCCGTTGGCTATTGTGCCGCTGCTGATGATCCCGCTGATCATTCTGGTTAGCGCCGCGATCCAGTGGCCGCTGGCGAAGATCATGAAGGAAAACCTGCGTGATGCCTCGTTAAAGCAAGGCGTGCTGATTGAATCGATCGAAGGTATGGAAACGCTGAAGGCAGTGGGCGGCGAGTCCTATATGCAGCGCCGCTGGGAAAATTTCAGCGCCCTGCAATCTGCCAACTCAATGAAATCGAAGCGTTATTCGACGCTGGCAACCGGCGTCGTGACCTTCCTGCAGCAGTTTCAGACCGTGATACTGATTGTTGTAGGGGTGTATCTGATTGATGCAGGCACCTTCACCATGGGGGCGATGATCGCCACCGTGATGCTGGCTGGCCGTGCCACGGCGCCACTGGGGCAGGTCATTGGCCTTGCCGTGCGTTATCAGCAGGCGAAAGCGGCGATGAGTTCATTAACCAAGCTGATGGAAATGCCGGTTGATCGCGACAGTACCCGCGAATACCTGGCAAATCCGCCGCTGGATGGCCAGCTCAGCCTGAAAGATATTAACTTTTCCTATCCTGCTCCGCCGATGAAGCCTAACCCACCGGTGCTGACCGGCATCTCGCTGGACATCGCTGCCGGCGATCGCGTGGCGATCCTCGGACGCATCGGCAGCGGTAAATCTACGCTGCTGCGTGTGATGGCACGGCTTTATCAGCCGGTAAACGGCCAGATGTTCAGCAGCGGTCTGGACGTTAACCAGATCGATCCCGCCGACTGGCGCAAAAGCGTGGGCTACGTCGGCCAGGAAGCCCGCCTGTTCTACGGCACGCTGCGTGAAAACGTGATGATTGGCTCGCCGAATGCCACCGCCAATGAACTGCTGCGCGTGCTGAGACTAACCGGTCTGGATCAGATCGCCGCCCGTCATCCCAGCGGCATCAATATGATGATTGGTGAGATGGGGGAAGGGCTGTCAGGCGGCCAGCGCCAACTGGTTTCTCTGGCCCGTACGCTGCTGGCCCGTCCAAAAGTGCTGCTGCTCGATGAACCGACCAGCGCGATGGATAGCCAGACAGAAACGCTTTTCCTGCAGCATCTGCGCCGCGCCGTTGAGGGCCATACGCTGGTCGTGGTGACACACCGTCCTTCGCTGCTGGCGCTGGTTGAACGGGTCATCATCATTGATGAGGGCAAAGTGGCAGCCGATGGATCCAAAGAGCAGGTGATGGCGTCTTTGCAGGCCAAAGAGAAAGCCGACCGTCTGCAACAGCAGCAACCCCAGCAGCCCGAGCAACAGCAGCCGGAGGCCGCAGCTCAGCAGGGACCTTCAGCGCCGATACCGGCAAAAGCGCCGCCCAGACTGAAGAAAACGGCCCAACCTGAGGCTGAACCATCTACAACCCACAGCGCGACAACGTCGCCTGACCAACAAACGGCTGCGGCGGCGATCGCAAAACGGGCGCCAGCAGCAACAACGCAGGCGACCATCGCCGGGGAGGAAAAATGA
- a CDS encoding YhbP family protein: MSDFAHLARYLKKQHVLSLCCATADDLWCANCFYVFNEPTMALWLMTETHTRHGAMLLQQPRVAGTINGQPKSVLLIKGIQYTGDIALLSGEAEIAAREAYCQRFPVARKASAPLWEIRLRELKMTDNKLGFGSKIAWQREESERAIE; the protein is encoded by the coding sequence GTGTCCGATTTTGCTCATCTTGCACGCTATCTGAAAAAACAGCATGTGTTGTCGCTGTGCTGCGCCACCGCCGACGATCTCTGGTGCGCCAACTGCTTCTATGTGTTCAACGAGCCAACCATGGCGCTGTGGTTGATGACCGAAACGCATACGCGTCACGGCGCGATGCTGCTGCAACAGCCGCGCGTGGCCGGCACCATTAACGGCCAGCCGAAAAGCGTGCTGCTGATCAAAGGTATTCAGTACACCGGCGATATCGCGCTGCTCAGCGGCGAGGCGGAAATTGCCGCGCGTGAAGCCTATTGCCAGCGTTTTCCGGTGGCACGCAAAGCCTCTGCGCCGCTGTGGGAGATCCGGCTGCGGGAACTGAAAATGACCGATAACAAGTTGGGATTCGGCAGTAAAATTGCCTGGCAACGCGAGGAAAGCGAGAGGGCGATTGAGTAG
- a CDS encoding TolC family protein: protein MRNIQLAVSFTRRPKKLALIILLAMSGHSAPLYASDEELYLFSQMASENSRPTIASPAPRAVPRTRAVANPVVAPVRTQPARQPATSFARVPQPAAVIPPPAVKATVPPQPQPFGRASAPVARTGGERALSGKTTAPHLLPRRKTASSNNAGYLTRSAPAATRGGFLQQENNDEEVIVFRKVEPQSTKTLPTTGQQSVTPYRREPTLTDYAALPATLPTPGRTVAGPSEAQLQQIFMRAVRQAWSINPQLMAVKAQSSMAEANVDEAKGQRWPQLDVNAQSPSLQFGDGQRSKQSSMPAFGINMATNLYDFGQTASTIASRQETLTASQQAIIAQQEDVALQVSNALITLTKERQVIELSKSYVARMNELTTMLSGIVKADQGRRSELTQARSRLLQAQSLLDSAVSRARDAEITLHRLLGETQVPLPQTPRWNLQPANLARLLQRLEDHPAIQRAQAEARAAQKEIDAVKASAMPKLNWTVSKSTQEDQLGNQQAWQTGLNVSWPLFRGGSNRASERAAVQRAETSLQQMREMRLEYENRIRKADQDAHAMLDRAELYSNLTVESDRIRLDFFDQWYHLGRRTLLDVLGAETDYHNNRISEVSNRYDGYAAIFRGNASAGQLIPWLAGSPI, encoded by the coding sequence ATGCGTAATATTCAACTTGCTGTTTCTTTTACCAGGCGACCTAAAAAACTGGCATTAATTATTCTACTGGCAATGAGCGGGCACAGCGCGCCGCTTTATGCCAGCGATGAGGAGCTCTACTTATTCAGTCAGATGGCGAGTGAAAATAGTCGTCCGACAATCGCTTCACCCGCACCGAGGGCCGTGCCGCGTACGCGGGCGGTGGCTAATCCGGTCGTTGCGCCAGTGCGCACTCAGCCTGCCCGTCAGCCTGCGACGTCATTTGCCAGGGTACCGCAGCCGGCTGCTGTCATACCGCCGCCGGCAGTGAAGGCCACGGTGCCACCGCAGCCTCAGCCGTTTGGCCGCGCATCGGCACCCGTGGCGCGCACAGGCGGCGAACGTGCGCTAAGCGGTAAGACAACCGCGCCGCATCTGCTGCCTCGCCGCAAGACAGCCAGCAGCAATAATGCCGGTTATCTGACCCGTAGCGCACCGGCGGCGACGCGCGGCGGCTTTCTGCAGCAGGAAAACAACGACGAAGAGGTGATTGTTTTCCGCAAGGTGGAACCGCAGAGCACGAAAACGCTACCCACCACAGGCCAGCAAAGTGTCACACCGTATCGTCGTGAGCCAACGTTAACCGATTACGCCGCGCTCCCGGCCACGCTGCCGACGCCGGGCCGCACGGTGGCGGGGCCATCTGAAGCTCAGCTGCAGCAGATTTTTATGCGCGCGGTGCGTCAGGCGTGGAGCATTAACCCGCAGTTGATGGCGGTTAAAGCGCAAAGTTCGATGGCGGAAGCCAACGTGGATGAAGCCAAAGGCCAACGCTGGCCGCAGCTGGATGTGAATGCCCAGTCGCCTTCTTTGCAGTTCGGTGATGGGCAGCGCAGCAAACAGTCGAGCATGCCGGCTTTTGGCATCAATATGGCGACCAACTTGTATGACTTTGGTCAGACCGCCAGCACCATTGCCAGCCGTCAGGAGACGTTAACCGCCAGCCAGCAGGCGATCATCGCCCAGCAGGAAGATGTGGCATTGCAGGTGAGTAACGCACTGATTACATTGACCAAAGAACGTCAGGTTATTGAGTTGAGCAAAAGCTATGTGGCGCGCATGAACGAGCTGACCACCATGCTCAGCGGCATTGTAAAGGCGGACCAGGGCCGACGCAGCGAGCTGACGCAGGCGCGCAGCAGACTGTTACAGGCGCAGAGTCTGCTCGACAGCGCCGTATCGCGCGCGCGCGATGCGGAAATAACCCTGCATCGCCTGCTGGGCGAAACGCAGGTGCCTTTGCCGCAAACGCCGCGCTGGAATTTACAGCCCGCCAATCTTGCGCGCCTGCTGCAACGTCTGGAAGATCACCCGGCGATTCAGCGCGCGCAGGCCGAGGCACGTGCCGCGCAGAAGGAGATCGATGCGGTAAAAGCCTCAGCAATGCCGAAGCTCAACTGGACGGTGTCCAAAAGCACGCAGGAAGATCAGTTAGGCAACCAACAGGCGTGGCAGACGGGTCTGAACGTCAGCTGGCCACTGTTCCGCGGCGGCTCAAACCGTGCATCAGAGCGGGCAGCCGTGCAGCGTGCTGAAACCAGCCTGCAGCAGATGCGCGAAATGCGGCTGGAATATGAAAACCGCATTCGCAAGGCCGATCAGGATGCGCACGCCATGCTCGACCGCGCAGAGCTGTACAGTAATTTAACCGTGGAATCGGATCGGATCCGACTCGACTTTTTCGACCAGTGGTATCACCTGGGCCGCCGTACCCTGCTGGATGTATTAGGTGCTGAAACGGATTATCACAATAACCGGATCAGTGAAGTCAGCAATCGTTACGATGGTTATGCCGCTATTTTCCGTGGCAATGCTTCCGCCGGTCAGTTAATTCCGTGGCTCGCCGGTAGCCCGATATAA
- a CDS encoding GIY-YIG nuclease family protein, protein MDKAWHLYIVQTARGALYTGITVDVPRRVQQHQNGTGARALRGKGPLTLVFHGEAGDRASASRLEYRVKQLTRPQKVALVNSQPADLPAWLMQFG, encoded by the coding sequence ATGGACAAAGCCTGGCATCTTTATATTGTGCAAACCGCTCGCGGCGCGCTTTACACCGGCATCACGGTGGATGTGCCGCGACGGGTGCAGCAGCATCAAAACGGCACCGGCGCGCGCGCGCTACGCGGCAAGGGGCCACTGACGCTGGTTTTTCATGGCGAAGCGGGCGATCGCGCCAGCGCCTCGCGGCTGGAATATCGGGTGAAACAACTGACGCGTCCGCAGAAGGTGGCGCTGGTCAACAGCCAGCCAGCCGATCTGCCCGCCTGGCTTATGCAGTTCGGTTAA
- a CDS encoding HlyD family type I secretion periplasmic adaptor subunit, producing MIAALFRRNKKPALSASDAEFMNDVQASLMAQSTPGSKLVIWLIIAVIVGGLTWAKFARVEEITKGDAKIISKSREQIIQSLEGGILAEMNVREGSVVNRGDVLLKIDPTRAQSSYREVFSKVQGLKATITRLRAESYGQPLVFDEEVQADPALVEQETRAWKSRLSALNDSVRSLERSYALSMSEIRLAEPLAAKGLLSEVEMLRMRRQANDIQSQIVERKNRYQSEANSELLRLELELSQTVENLAGRLDIVERTTMTAPVRGTVKNVRVNTIGGVIQPGEHILEIVPLEDQLLVEGKIRPSDVAFLHPGLPATVKITAYDYAIYGGLHGTVEHISPDTLKDDQKSAAGRPDDTYYRVLILTDSSTLNAGGKELPIIPGMVASVEIRTGEKTILDYLLKPVLKAKEAFRER from the coding sequence ATGATCGCGGCTCTTTTTCGACGTAATAAAAAGCCTGCGCTTTCCGCCAGCGACGCAGAGTTTATGAATGACGTTCAGGCGTCGCTGATGGCGCAGTCAACGCCGGGTTCAAAACTGGTGATCTGGCTGATTATCGCGGTGATTGTCGGTGGCTTAACCTGGGCTAAATTTGCCCGCGTGGAAGAGATTACCAAAGGCGATGCCAAGATCATCTCCAAGAGTCGCGAGCAGATTATTCAGAGCCTCGAAGGCGGCATTCTGGCGGAGATGAACGTGCGTGAAGGTTCGGTGGTTAATCGCGGCGATGTGCTTTTAAAAATCGATCCGACCCGCGCGCAGTCGAGCTATCGCGAAGTGTTCAGTAAAGTGCAGGGTCTGAAGGCCACCATTACGCGTCTGCGCGCCGAATCCTATGGTCAGCCGCTGGTGTTTGATGAGGAAGTGCAGGCCGATCCGGCGCTGGTTGAGCAGGAGACGCGAGCATGGAAGTCGCGACTCAGCGCATTAAATGACAGCGTACGTTCCCTGGAACGCAGCTATGCGCTCTCGATGAGCGAAATTCGTCTCGCCGAGCCGCTGGCAGCGAAAGGTTTGCTCTCCGAAGTGGAAATGCTGAGGATGCGCCGTCAGGCCAACGACATTCAGTCACAGATTGTCGAGCGTAAAAACCGCTATCAGAGCGAGGCTAACTCAGAGCTGTTACGGCTGGAGCTGGAACTGTCGCAAACGGTAGAAAACCTGGCCGGACGTCTGGATATCGTTGAGCGCACTACCATGACCGCACCGGTACGCGGCACGGTAAAAAATGTGCGGGTAAATACCATTGGTGGTGTTATTCAGCCGGGTGAACATATTCTGGAAATTGTTCCACTGGAAGATCAACTGTTAGTTGAAGGGAAAATACGGCCTTCCGACGTGGCATTTTTGCACCCGGGTTTACCGGCAACAGTAAAAATAACCGCCTATGACTATGCCATATATGGTGGCCTGCACGGCACGGTTGAGCATATTAGTCCGGATACGCTGAAGGACGATCAAAAATCAGCGGCGGGCAGACCGGACGATACGTATTATCGCGTATTAATTCTTACCGATAGCAGCACGCTTAATGCAGGTGGAAAAGAGTTACCTATTATTCCCGGCATGGTGGCATCGGTAGAAATACGTACCGGTGAGAAAACGATTCTCGATTATTTATTGAAACCCGTGTTGAAAGCTAAAGAAGCCTTTCGTGAGCGATAA